The DNA region GCTGTTTTCTTGAGGTCCTTGAGATGCATTGCGAATCGGTCCGATGGCGAGAGGGTGAAATGGGTCGGAAAAGGGAAGGTTGGCGAACCGGGCAGGACGCCGGTCGAGTCCCGTTCCGGATGGACGGGATGAATTGTCTGGCGTGTAGCGATCCGATGATGGGCAAGTCAAGATGCGAACAGAGGGCGCAGCAGCGGAAAAGCGGCTTTTTGCTGCCAATCCGCGCCCAATGGTGGCGCTGGCGCGACGATGGCCTTCCATGATAGGATCGATGCATAAAAGGAAAGGATGAGGATATGGGGCGGCGCGCTGTCTCATGGATGGCGTGGCTGGGGATCGGCCTTGCGATCGGCCGACCGCCCGTGTCTGCCCAGGACGCACCCGCGATCCTCGATCCCGACACGCCGCCCGCAGTGGTGCGCACCGGCCCGGCGCTGGACGATCGCGTGACGATTCCCATTTCGATCGACGGCAAGGGGCCGTGGAACTTCATCATCGATACCGGATCGCAGCGCACGGTCATCGCGCGCGACCTGGCGGAAAAGCTGGCGCTGCCGTCGCGGGCGAATGTGACGATCATCAGCATGACCGGCCGGTCGGAGGCGAGCACCGTCGCGGTGCCGCGGCTGGGCTTTGGCGGCGGCACGATAGACGATATCGAAGCGCCGGTGCTGGAGGGCGAGGATCTGGGCGGGCCGGGCCTGCTGGGGCTGGACAGCCTGCACGCCAAAAGGCTGACGCTCAATTTCCGCACCGGGCGGATGGAAATCGCCAATAGCGGGGCGACGCGCGCCCGGTCGGTTGATCCGGACACCATCGTGGTGGAGGCGCGGCGCAAGCGCGGGCAACTGATCCTGCTCGATTCCGATGTGAATGGGATGCGCGTGTCCATCATGCTCGACACCGGCACCAATTTCAGCATCGGCAATCTGGCGTTGCGCGACAAATTGCTGGCGAAGAAGCGTGCACCCGCGATGCTGGAGGCGACCTTGACCAGTGTGACCGGCGGTCTGCTGACCGGACAGGTCGGGCGGATCAAGTCGGTGCGGATGGGGCGTGTCAACCTGACCGAGGTGCCGGTGCTGTTCGCCGACGCCAGTCCCTTTGCTGAACTGGGGATGCAGGACAAACCGGCGCTGCTGCTGGGGATCAGCGCGCTGCGCATCTTCGATCGGGTGGCGATCGACTTCGGGCGGGGAAAGGTCGATTTCCTGCTGCCCGACGCCAGCATTGCGGAGA from Sphingobium sp. HWE2-09 includes:
- a CDS encoding aspartyl protease family protein; this encodes MAWLGIGLAIGRPPVSAQDAPAILDPDTPPAVVRTGPALDDRVTIPISIDGKGPWNFIIDTGSQRTVIARDLAEKLALPSRANVTIISMTGRSEASTVAVPRLGFGGGTIDDIEAPVLEGEDLGGPGLLGLDSLHAKRLTLNFRTGRMEIANSGATRARSVDPDTIVVEARRKRGQLILLDSDVNGMRVSIMLDTGTNFSIGNLALRDKLLAKKRAPAMLEATLTSVTGGLLTGQVGRIKSVRMGRVNLTEVPVLFADASPFAELGMQDKPALLLGISALRIFDRVAIDFGRGKVDFLLPDASIAETLRLAANDQAKR